A region from the Vicia villosa cultivar HV-30 ecotype Madison, WI linkage group LG3, Vvil1.0, whole genome shotgun sequence genome encodes:
- the LOC131658916 gene encoding uncharacterized protein LOC131658916, with product MVTKGGLTGLPAKFLIEKALTLSQERKEEDFEAVFALLVYGLFLFLNINNFVDMNAIKIFMKKNLVPTLLGDTNYYIHLRNSYGKRMITCCTPLLYKWYISHLPDTSEFWSQKEGLKWSHKIMALTNTEIVWTKNHFCRMKTLDCCGDFPNVPLIERVENKEFRERIANAWHPSHSKEIKDWKTKEDISPESFDSWVTTRAAEMRMPILPGTSAPPIEEYVPPIIVPSTIKSLQEALKKMKKSRDHWKKKFEYSDAELRILEESYEEVLKEKNNQLFLKNTWLIAKDATIAKYEREKKRKQKEEALLHKEAAWTSIIDKLEKVKPKKKTQDDMDTSH from the exons ATGGTTACTAAAGGAGGATTAACTGGATTACCTGCTAAGTTCTTAATTGAGAAAGCTCTCACCTTGTcacaagaaagaaaggaagaagactttgaaGCTGTTTTTGCCCTGTTGGTGTATGGATTGTTCTTGTTCCTTAACATTAACAACTTCGTTGATATGAATGCCATCAAGATCTTTATGAAGAAGAATCTGGTTCCTACCTTACTTGGGGACACTAACTATTATATTCATCTCAGAAATTCTTATGGAAAGAGAATGATTACTTGTTGTACTCCTTTGCTATACAAGTGGTACATATCTCATCTACCCGACACCTCTGAATTCTGGAGCCAGAAAGAAGGACTGAAATGGTCACATAAGATCATGGCTCTTACCAACActgagattgtttggacaaaaaaTCACTTCTGTAGAATGAAGACCTTGGACTGCTGTGGTGATTTCCCTAATGTGCCCCTCATTG AAAGAGTTGAGAACAAAGAGTTTAGAGAAAGGATTGCTAATGCTTGGCATCCAAGCCATAGCAAAGAAATCAAAGATTGGAAGACCAAAGAGGATATCTCTCCTGAGTCCTTTGATAGTTGGGTCACTACCAGAGCTGCTGAAATGAGAATGCCTATTCTCCCTGGAACATCTGCACCCCCAATTGAGGAGTATGTTCCACCCATTATAGTTCCTTCAACAATTAAAAGTCTCCAAGAAGCTctaaaaaagatgaagaaatcaAGAGACCATTGGAAGAAGAAGTTTGAGTATTCCGATGCTGAATTGAGAATTTTGGAAGAATCCTATGAAGaagtgttgaaagaaaagaaCAATCAACTATTCCTTAAAAACACTTGGCTCATAGCTAAGGATGCCACTATTGCCAAATACGAAAGAGAGAAGAAAAGGAAGCAAAAAGAAGAAGCTCTCCTACATAAAGAAGCTGCATGGACGAGTATTATTGATAAGCTAGAGAAGGTCAAGCCGAAGAAGAAGACTCAAGATGATATGGATACTTCTCATTAA